One genomic region from Cygnus olor isolate bCygOlo1 chromosome 29, bCygOlo1.pri.v2, whole genome shotgun sequence encodes:
- the LOC121061160 gene encoding LOW QUALITY PROTEIN: retinol dehydrogenase 16-like (The sequence of the model RefSeq protein was modified relative to this genomic sequence to represent the inferred CDS: inserted 1 base in 1 codon; deleted 1 base in 1 codon), translated as MWLWLAVLAGLLWLRRWHRERQTVPGLSEKFVLITGCDSGXGNLLARQLDARGLRVLAGCLTEPGAARLRAATSQRLQTVLLDVTSSHSIAAATAWVRERVGDRGLWGLVNNAGIAIPTAPNEWLSKDDFVKVLDVNLVGLIEVTLSLLPLVRRARGRVVNVASVMGRIAFFGGGYCPSKYGVEAFSDTLRREMRPFGVQISIIEPGGFQTGMTDPRVLVKALERLWERLPVETQAVYGPCYLETCEYPPPPQPSHPRGCAADPRLSPPRCPAHGPAAPLSSSRLSIVTGCMEHALLARCPRSRYTAGWDARLAFLPLSYCPAWLSDTIITFFLPSLAGGIPACP; from the exons ATGTGGCTGTGGCTGGCGGTGCTGGCGGGGCTGTTGTGGCTGCGGCGCTGGCACCGGGAGCGGCAGACGGTGCCCGGCCTCTCGGAGAAGTTTGTGCTGATCACGGGCTGCGACTCGG TCGGCAACCTGCTGGCACGGCAGCTGGACGcgcgggggctgcgggtgctggcGGGCTGCCTGACGGAGCCGGGGGCCGCCAGGCTGCGGGCGGCCACCTCGCAGCGCCTGCAGACCGTCCTCCTGGACGTCACCTCCAGCCACAGCATTGCTGCCGCCACCGCCTGGGTCCGGGAGCGTGTGGGTGACCGAG GGCTCTGGGGGCTGGTGAACAACGCCGGGATCGCTATCCCCACTGCCCCTAATGAGTGGCTGAGCAAGGACGACTTTGTCAAGGTGCTGGACGTCAACCTGGTCGGCCTCATCGAGGTGACGCTGAGCCTCCTGCCCCTGGTGCGCAGAGCCCGGGGCCGGGTGGTCAACGTGGCGAGCGTGATGGGCCGGATCGCCTTCTTCGGTGGGGGGTACTGCCCCTCCAAGTACGGCGTGGAGGCCTTCTCCGACACCCTCAG GCGTGAGATGCGCCCCTTCGGGGTGCAGATCTCCATCATTGAACCCGGCGGCTTCCAGACGGGGATGACTGACCCCAGGGTGCTGGTGAAGGCCTTGGAGCGCCTCTGGGAGAGGCTCCCAGTGGAGACCCAGGCAGTCTACGGCCCCTGCTACTTGGAGACCTGTGAGtaccccccccctccccagccctcacacccccggggctgtgctgctgaccCCCGTTTGTCCCCCCCCAGATGCCCGGCGCACGGCCCTGCTGCACC CCTGAGCAGCTCCCGCCTGTCCATCGTCACCGGCTGCATGGAGCACGCGCTGCTCGCCCGCTGCCCCCGCAGCCGCTACACGGCCGGCTGGGACGCCCGGCTCGCCTTCCTGCCGCTCAGCTACTGCCCGGCCTGGCTCTCTGACACCATCATCACTTTTTtcctgcccagcctggctgggggGATACCTGCATGCCCCTGA
- the LOC121061049 gene encoding retinol dehydrogenase 16-like: protein MGPWLWLAVVLAGLLWLRRWHRERQTVPGLSEKFVLITGCDSGFGNLLARQLDARGLRVLAGCLTEPGAARLRAATSQRLQTVLLDVTSSHSIAAATAWVRERVGDRGLWGLVNNAGIAIPTAPNEWLSKDDFVKVLDVNLVGLIEVTLSLLPLVRRARGRVVNVASVMGRIAFFGGGYCPSKYGVEAFSDSLRLEMRHFGVKVSIIEPGYFKTAITGAENLEKCFLSTWEKVSDETKAGYGENYLKDFLAGAKKMQNRCNSNLSVVTDCMEHALTSRYPRARYSAGWDAKLLFIPLSYLPSTLADMILTWPYPKPAQKA, encoded by the exons ATGGGGCCGTGGCTGTGGCTGGCGGTGGTGCTGGCGGGGCTGTTGTGGCTGCGGCGCTGGCACCGGGAGCGGCAGACGGTGCCCGGCCTCTCGGAGAAGTTTGTGCTGATCACGGGCTGCGACTCGGGCTTCGGCAACCTGCTGGCACGGCAGCTGGACGcgcgggggctgcgggtgctggcGGGCTGCCTGACGGAGCCGGGGGCCGCCAGGCTGCGGGCAGCCACCTCGCAGCGCCTGCAGACCGTCCTCCTGGACGTCACCTCCAGCCACAGCATTGCTGCCGCCACCGCCTGGGTCCGGGAGCGTGTGGGTGACCGAG GGCTCTGGGGGCTGGTGAACAACGCCGGGATCGCTATCCCCACTGCCCCTAATGAGTGGCTGAGCAAGGACGACTTCGTCAAGGTGCTGGACGTCAACCTGGTCGGCCTCATCGAGGTGACGCTGAGCCTCCTGCCCCTGGTGCGCAGAGCCCGGGGCCGGGTGGTCAACGTGGCGAGCGTGATGGGCCGGATCGCCTTCTTCGGTGGGGGGTACTGCCCCTCCAAGTACGGCGTGGAGGCCTTCTCCGACAGCCTCCG GCTTGAGATGCGCCACTTTGGGGTGAAGGTCAGCATCATCGAGCCAGGCTACTTCAAGACAGCGATCACCGGTGCCGAGAACCTGGAGAAGTGTTTTCTTAGCACCTGGGAGAAGGTCTCGGATGAAACAAAAGCAGGCTACGGGGAGAATTACTTGAAGGACT TTCTGGCAGGAGCCAAGAAGATGCAGAATAGGTGCAACTCCAACCTCTCGGTGGTCACGGACTGCATGGAGCACGCGCTGACCAGTCGCTACCCGCGCGCCCGCTACTCGGCCGGCTGGGACGCCAAGCTGCTCTTCATCCCCCTCAGCTACCTGCCCTCCACCCTCGCCGACATGATCCTGACCTGGCCCTACCCCAAACCTGCCCAGAAAGCCTGA